In Mus caroli chromosome 9, CAROLI_EIJ_v1.1, whole genome shotgun sequence, a single window of DNA contains:
- the Islr gene encoding immunoglobulin superfamily containing leucine-rich repeat protein isoform X1 — translation MPFPVGRTMRALCLLCWAVLLNLVRTCPEPCDCGEKYGFQIADCAYRDLEGVPPGFPANVTTLSLSANRLPGLLEGAFREVPLLQSLWLAHNEIRSVAVGALAPLSHLKSLDLSHNLISEFAWSDLHNLSALQLLKMDSNELAFIPRDAFRSLRALRSLQLNHNRLHALAEGTFAPLTALSHLQINDNPFDCTCGIVWFKTWALASAVSIPEQDNIACTSPHVLKGIPLGRLPPLPCSAPSVQLSYQPSQDGAELRPGFVLALHCDVDGQPVPQLHWHIHTPGGTVEIASPNVGTDGRALPGALTTSGQPRFQAFANGSLLIPDFGKLEEGTYSCLATNELGSAESSVNVALATPGEGGEDAVGHKFHGKAVEGKGCYTVDNEVQPSGPEDNVVIIYLSRAGPPEAAIAADGRPAQQFSGILLLGQSLLVLSFFYF, via the coding sequence TGGTGCGAACTTGTCCAGAACCCTGTGACTGTGGGGAGAAGTATGGCTTCCAGATTGCAGACTGTGCCTATCGTGACCTAGAGGGTGTGCCACCGGGCTTCCCGGCCAATGTGACCACACTGAGCCTGTCAGCCAACAGGCTGCCAGGCCTGCTGGAGGGAGCCTTCAGGGAAGTGCCCCTATTGCAGTCGCTGTGGCTGGCACACAATGAGATTCGCTCGGTGGCTGTTGGTGCTCTGgcccctctgagccatctcaagaGTCTGGACCTCAGCCACAACCTCATCTCTGAGTTTGCCTGGAGCGACCTGCACAACCTCAGCGCTCTGCAGCTGCTCAAGATGGACAGCAACGAGTTAGCCTTCATCCCTCGGGACGCCTTCCGCAGCCTCCGCGCCCTGCGTTCCCTGCAGCTCAACCACAACCGCCTGCATGCGTTGGCCGAGGGCACCTTCGCGCCGCTCACCGCGCTGTCCCACTTGCAGATCAATGACAACCCTTTCGACTGCACCTGTGGCATCGTGTGGTTCAAGACATGGGCCCTGGCCTCAGCGGTGTCTATTCCAGAACAGGACAACATTGCCTGTACTTCACCCCACGTGCTGAAGGGTATCCCACTAGGCCGTCtgccacccctgccctgctctgcccccTCAGTGCAGCTAAGCTACCAGCCCAGCCAAGATGGAGCAGAGCTACGGCCTGGCTTCGTGCTGGCACTCCACTGTGACGTGGATGGACAGCCAGTCCCCCAACTCCATTGGCACATTCACACCCCAGGCGGCACGGTGGAGATCGCCAGTCCTAATGTAGGCACTGATGGACGTGCCCTGCCTGGTGCCCTTACAACCAGTGGGCAGCCACGCTTCCAGGCCTTTGCCAATGGCAGCCTGCTTATCCCTGACTTTGGCAAGCTGGAGGAGGGCACCTATAGCTGCCTGGCCACCAATGAGCTAGGCAGTGCCGAAAGCTCTGTAAATGTGGCATTGGCCACCCCAGGTGAGGGGGGAGAGGATGCTGTGGGGCACAAGTTCCATGGCAAAGCAGTGGAGGGCAAGGGCTGCTATACTGTTGACAATGAGGTACAGCCATCCGGACCGGAAGACAACGTGGTTATCATTTACCTCAGCCGTGCTGGGCCCCCAGAGGCTGCAATAGCAGCAGACGGGAGGCCTGCGCAGCAGTTCTCCGGCATACTCCTGCTAGGCCAAAGCCTGCTTGTTCTCTCCTTTTTCTACTTCTAA
- the Islr gene encoding immunoglobulin superfamily containing leucine-rich repeat protein isoform X2 has product MRALCLLCWAVLLNLVRTCPEPCDCGEKYGFQIADCAYRDLEGVPPGFPANVTTLSLSANRLPGLLEGAFREVPLLQSLWLAHNEIRSVAVGALAPLSHLKSLDLSHNLISEFAWSDLHNLSALQLLKMDSNELAFIPRDAFRSLRALRSLQLNHNRLHALAEGTFAPLTALSHLQINDNPFDCTCGIVWFKTWALASAVSIPEQDNIACTSPHVLKGIPLGRLPPLPCSAPSVQLSYQPSQDGAELRPGFVLALHCDVDGQPVPQLHWHIHTPGGTVEIASPNVGTDGRALPGALTTSGQPRFQAFANGSLLIPDFGKLEEGTYSCLATNELGSAESSVNVALATPGEGGEDAVGHKFHGKAVEGKGCYTVDNEVQPSGPEDNVVIIYLSRAGPPEAAIAADGRPAQQFSGILLLGQSLLVLSFFYF; this is encoded by the coding sequence TGGTGCGAACTTGTCCAGAACCCTGTGACTGTGGGGAGAAGTATGGCTTCCAGATTGCAGACTGTGCCTATCGTGACCTAGAGGGTGTGCCACCGGGCTTCCCGGCCAATGTGACCACACTGAGCCTGTCAGCCAACAGGCTGCCAGGCCTGCTGGAGGGAGCCTTCAGGGAAGTGCCCCTATTGCAGTCGCTGTGGCTGGCACACAATGAGATTCGCTCGGTGGCTGTTGGTGCTCTGgcccctctgagccatctcaagaGTCTGGACCTCAGCCACAACCTCATCTCTGAGTTTGCCTGGAGCGACCTGCACAACCTCAGCGCTCTGCAGCTGCTCAAGATGGACAGCAACGAGTTAGCCTTCATCCCTCGGGACGCCTTCCGCAGCCTCCGCGCCCTGCGTTCCCTGCAGCTCAACCACAACCGCCTGCATGCGTTGGCCGAGGGCACCTTCGCGCCGCTCACCGCGCTGTCCCACTTGCAGATCAATGACAACCCTTTCGACTGCACCTGTGGCATCGTGTGGTTCAAGACATGGGCCCTGGCCTCAGCGGTGTCTATTCCAGAACAGGACAACATTGCCTGTACTTCACCCCACGTGCTGAAGGGTATCCCACTAGGCCGTCtgccacccctgccctgctctgcccccTCAGTGCAGCTAAGCTACCAGCCCAGCCAAGATGGAGCAGAGCTACGGCCTGGCTTCGTGCTGGCACTCCACTGTGACGTGGATGGACAGCCAGTCCCCCAACTCCATTGGCACATTCACACCCCAGGCGGCACGGTGGAGATCGCCAGTCCTAATGTAGGCACTGATGGACGTGCCCTGCCTGGTGCCCTTACAACCAGTGGGCAGCCACGCTTCCAGGCCTTTGCCAATGGCAGCCTGCTTATCCCTGACTTTGGCAAGCTGGAGGAGGGCACCTATAGCTGCCTGGCCACCAATGAGCTAGGCAGTGCCGAAAGCTCTGTAAATGTGGCATTGGCCACCCCAGGTGAGGGGGGAGAGGATGCTGTGGGGCACAAGTTCCATGGCAAAGCAGTGGAGGGCAAGGGCTGCTATACTGTTGACAATGAGGTACAGCCATCCGGACCGGAAGACAACGTGGTTATCATTTACCTCAGCCGTGCTGGGCCCCCAGAGGCTGCAATAGCAGCAGACGGGAGGCCTGCGCAGCAGTTCTCCGGCATACTCCTGCTAGGCCAAAGCCTGCTTGTTCTCTCCTTTTTCTACTTCTAA